One region of Miscanthus floridulus cultivar M001 chromosome 19, ASM1932011v1, whole genome shotgun sequence genomic DNA includes:
- the LOC136527438 gene encoding patellin-4, with amino-acid sequence MAVEAVSGNGAEAVAPAPAKEVSAKEAVAVSKNASFREESNFLDDLKESERKALAELRDKVETAIMEGKLFDDGKPEAKEKGEAKKKAEKAVEKKEEEPESEEKGEEDGKKEADAEEEKKESDEEGEKKKAEEESGEDTKEEAKKEEAGEKAAAKEEEKPAETAAVVVVDKDIALWGVPLLPSKGDEATDVVLLKFLRARDFKAGAAFEMLRRTLRWRRDWTGFSGDADDADLPEELAGACYLDGADREGHPVCYNALGVFADDAVYKKALGTEEGKARFLRWRVRAMERHVAKLDLRPGGAASLLQVTDLKNSPGPAKKDLRVAVKQVLDLFQDNYPELVARNILINVPFWYYAFSTLFYPFLTQRTKNKFVVARPSKVTETLLKYIPIEAIPVKYGGLKRDGDTEFSADDGEVTEITVKGSSTQTIEIEATEGDATLTWDLTVLGWEVNYKEEFVPADEGSYTIIIRKGKKMGSGEEAVHNSFRAGEPGKVVLTVENTSHRKKEVLFRHKAKSACAKKC; translated from the exons ATGGCCGTGGAGGCTGTGTCCGGAAATGGCGCCGAGGCGgttgcgccggcgccggcgaaggAGGTGAGCGCCAAGGAGGCGGTTGCGGTGTCCAAGAACGCGTCGTTCAGGGAGGAGAGCAACTTCCTGGACGATCTCAAGGAGAGCGAGCGTAAGGCGCTCGCCGAGCTCCGCGACAAGGTCGAGACGGCCATCATGGAGGGCAAGCTGTTCGACGACGGCAAGCCGGAGGCGAAGGAGAAGGGGGAGGCCAAGAAGAAGGCTGAGAAGGCCGTGGAGAAGAAAGAGGAGGAGCCCGAAtccgaggagaagggagaggaggacggCAAGAAGGAGGCCgacgccgaggaggagaagaaggaaagcGATGAGGAaggggagaagaagaaggccgaGGAAGAGAGTGGAGAAGACAccaaggaggaggccaagaaagAGGAAGCAGGCGAGAAGGCGGCggcgaaggaggaggagaagccggCGGAGACcgcggccgtcgtcgtcgtcgacaaGGACATCGCGCTGTGGGGCGTGCCTCTGCTCCCGAGCAAGGGCGACGAAGCCACGGACGTGGTGCTCCTCAAGTTCCTCCGCGCGCGCGACTTCAAGGCCGGCGCCGCGTTCGAGATGCTGCGCCGCACGCTCCGCTGGCGCAGGGACTGGACCGGCTTCAGCGGCGACGCCGATGACGCCGACCTCCCCGAGGAACTCGCGGGCGCGTGCTACCTGGACGGCGCGGACCGCGAGGGCCACCCGGTGTGCTACAACGCGCTGGGCGTGTTCGCGGACGACGCCGTGTACAAGAAGGCGCTGGGCACCGAGGAAGGCAAGGCCAGGTTCCTCCGGTGGCGGGTGCGCGCCATGGAGCGCCACGTCGCCAAGCTGGACCTGAGGCCCGGCGGCGCCGCGTCGCTGCTGCAGGTGACCGACCTCAAGAACTCGCCGGGCCCGGCCAAGAAGGACCTCCGCGTCGCCGTCAAGCAGGTGCTCGACCTGTTCCAGGACAACTACCCCGAGCTCGTCGCAAGAAAC ATCTTGATCAATGTGCCGTTCTGGTACTACGCGTTCAGCACCCTGTTCTACCCGTTCCTGACGCAGAGGACCAAGAACAAGTTCGTCGTTGCTCGCCCGTCCAAGGTCACCGAGACCCTCCTCAA GTACATTCCGATTGAGGCCATCCCGGTGAAGTACGGCGGCCTGAAGCGCGACGGCGACACCGAGTTCTCCgcggacgacggcgaggtcacggAGATCACCGTCAAGGGAAGCTCCACGCAGACCATCGAGATCGAAGCCACTGAG GGTGACGCCACGCTGACATGGGACCTGACGGTGCTGGGGTGGGAGGTGAACTACAAGGAGGAGTTCGTGCCGGCGGACGAGGGCTCCTACACCATCATCATCAGGAAGGGCAAGAAGATGGGgtccggcgaggaggcggtccACAACTCGTTCCGCGCCGGCGAGCCGGGAAAGGTGGTGCTCACCGTCGAGAACACCTCGCACAGGAAGAAGGAGGTGCTGTTCAGGCACAAGGCCAAGAGCGCCTGCGCCAAGAAGTGCTGA